acttcGCTTATTTATCCACGCTAATCAAATGCTAATACGTCACATGGGTTATGTTGCGTTTAGCTATTATTACAGAACATGTGTAACCTATtgcgtttcagttttttttttttaccaagaaTAATTACGCGTGGCAGCCATTAAATATATTGTAACGTACTGTATATCCTTAATGCGTTCATCCTAAGACTTTTGAATGGAAACTGCTTTACTGGTGTCTGAGTGAGTGACCTAAGTGGTTGCGTAACCTATAAACCCGCCGCATTAAGAGGTCCATGCAACAGCGCAAATCTGTCCTTTAACAGGATATTTGGACATGGCACGGATTGTAGCACACAACAtggtatttatttacttttccaCGAGAGGAAAAACGTTATTTACTGCAtgcgtatgtacagtatatggtgtctATAGCCTACACACACTGGTCACTTATCAGGCTCACTGTtgattgacatacagtatttaacaaTACGTTGATTATAGTGGTTGTGGTTTGAACCGCACTGCATAATATTGAGAGCTCTTTCTCATGTTTAGGTTACTTTAGGCTGTATTACAAACCATAACCACAATATAAACTGTTAAATTAATGCCCATATAAGACCTAATTAAGTGACCAGCAAGTATGTTAACCACATCAATGCCTCCTCTCCTCTTTTCAGCTTTCATCAAGGAGAGAAAAATGGGGTTGAATGATTTCATACAGAAGCTGGTGTCGACCCCTCATATCTGTCAACAGTGAGTACATCCCTCTTTGACATACTCTGTGGTTTGGATAGAAATGAGAATTAAACACAATAGAGATTCAGTGGGCATCCATCAGAGCTGTTGTGGTTATTTTTTTGACCACTCGTCCATTCCGATCACTGGACAATCTAATCTGCCACCTGAGTTTGGTAGGACATTCTGTGAAAAGCTTAATCTGGTTCAAGAAGCCAGGGTAAGAATAGGCCTTTCATGATGAGCGCTTAACAACCTCGCCACTGTGCTTAATCACCTTTACAGAAAATCCCGGGCGTCCCCTAGGTAAACCAATAATTCAATTGTAACATCATATGGTTTGGCCCATCACTGTATCCTGAGTTAGCGGCTGATTAGGGTCTAATATTGTAAGAATAATCAGCATGCTGCATCTGTATCTTCCAAATGCTCTAAAAAGGGCCACAGGAGTCTTCACAGAGCTGCCTTGTCATGGGTCAGCCGCTTAAGCTTTTTCTCAGACAGGTTAACACAGATGAACCGCGCGTAAACTTGACCTGTCTGGATGTTTCAGACAGTTGAATCACACACACCAAAGCATGAGGAGTGCATTCAGCATATGGAGATTAAAATGTATCCACCTTGTCTCTCCGCAGTGTTGAAGTCAACAACTTCCTGAAGATTGATGAGAATCAGAACGAAGACGTTGAAAATGATCAACTTCCTGAAAGAACGGTCAGCAGATATGGATAGCTAATAACCATATGTGTTTTTAGATTAGATTGCATAGAACTTGGGCGTGTTCCTTCCAATAGTACCTTATGCAGTATACAGGGCAGCAGTGGCAATAACAGAGTAAAACAtggtataaataaaatagaataataaagtAAGAATATAAGATAGTTatgaaaatacaacaacaaaaatctgaTGCAAAAGCCAAATTATtgcacaaatatttttgtatttagagcatagaaaacctctttacgaccttctcaatacatggtttttaacattattagagccctctggacataaaAGAACACCTCTATACcatacctttacactcatattacccaatatacagtagtagatataatcagagaaaataagctatttaagatataaataagactcacgtGCTTGtgctgcaataaatgtgttccagacgtGAGGAGGatgggaagtgatgttgggggttcacagttgagttttaacttCGAGTGGATTAccgccgcaacagtagcccgtgtttttattatgattattatgttgttattattgtccaaacctgcaataagcgcctgttgttccagcgatcaagtatggcgcttgtgtgtctcaccgaacattgtagtaacattactgacacctagtggccagtgtagaatactagtATATATTAGCAACGTCGTTGGCTGCGTCTTTCGAATGCCTTActgcatatttgtattttagttttagtttttatgcttgaaaaagcttaatttaggcaaaaaatacgtaacatttgcttgaatatgcatatgatttgactaataattggccgtattcaaccacaaaagaccAGGATTTAttgataaatatatttttgaaaaagcgtaATCGTAAAATTCTAAGTTCAAAGtgccgagggacgactgtacatatcTTTATATGCAGTCTACTCATATGTTTCCTCATTCTCGTCTTTCAGATGTTCCTAAATTCACAAAGTTCACTGGTTGAGGACACTCAGTAAGTAGCCACATATTTATTTAACAGTAATGGCcactaatttgaaaaaaaaaaatctcctaaATCCCAATTACTGTGACTCTACAGGATCAAACCCTGTGACTTCGACTACCTCAAGATCATCGGCAAAGGCAGCTTTGGAAAGGTGAGTCTTTCTTGTGTGATGTTACTTAGTAGTTGCCCTTTGTTGTTATACTAACGTACATTTGTTCGGATGCAGGTTCTGCTAGCACGACACAAGGAGTCCACTAAATATTATGCAGTCAAAGTGCTACAGAAGAAAATtatcctgaagaagaaagaggtACGCATTTACACGTCTCATGAACAAGCAGTTTTCattgtagtaatattaaatgacaCTAGGACGataatagataataaagtgtCTTCTATCTCCCGTGCAGCAAAAGCATATCATGGCTGAACGCAGTGTGCTTATGAAGAACATCAAGCATCCTTTCCTGGTGGGGCTGCACTACTCCTTCCAGACTACAGACAAGCTATACTTTGTACTTGACTACGTTAATGGTGGAGAGGTACTTTAAACACTCTCACAAGTCCCTATTTGCTATGAAAATCTGTAAATGTTAAtgagtgacattttgtctttgcagCTCTTCTACCATCTTCAGAGAGAGAGGATCTTCTTGGAGCCCCGAGCCAGATTTTATGCTGCTGAAATTGCAAGTGCACTTGGCTACCTCCACTCCCTGCATATTGTGTACAGGTAATAATAAAGAAGACTACAGTGCCCCCCAGTGGACAGTTGCATCGCTGGGTATCTGGGATCTTTtgttcatcatttccacttttccttCACAGGGACCTGAAGCCTGAGAACATCCTGTTAGACTCTCAAGGCCACATAGTCCTAACTGACTTTGGTCTCTGCAAAGAGGGACTGGAACCCAATGGCACAACAACAACGTTCTGCGGAACGCCTGAGGTACAAGTTTATATAAACAGTCATACCTTCACTACCTGTGCATGCACATATGACTAATATTTTGGTGTCTTTTCATAGTATCTGGCTCCTGAGGTTCTCCAAAAGCAAGCCTATGACCGTACAGTTGACTGGTGGTGCCTGGGATCTGTGCTCTATGAGATGCTCTATGGACTTGTACGTACGAACTGTACATCTCTTTAAGCTTCCACTTGCTTGTTCATGGATTAATTTTGTACTTTTGCATCACCCAGCCCCCGTTCTACAGTCGCAACACAGCCGAGATGTACAACAACATCCTGCACAAGGCTCCTGTACTCAAACCCAACGTGTCAAATGCAGGCAGGGAGCTGCTTGAGGGCCTCCTGCAGAAGGATCGTACCAAGAGGCTGGGGGTGAAGGATGATTTTGTAAGTGCACAAAGTTAGACTAAATCTCATGTGGAATTCACTAAGGACCCGCAATAATACATTGATAtgtttctttccagctggaactGAAGTACCATTCCTTTTTCACACCAATCAACTGGGACGACCTGATGGCCAAGAAGATCACACCACCCTTCATCCCCTCAGTGGTATGTTCAGTACGATCATTAAGAGTTTATGAATCTTAAAACAGCTAAGGCAAAATCTAGTGCACTCAGGGTAGCCCCTGGGCGAATTGCACCCCTCCCCCAACCAATAAGATAATATTTTACAGAGTATGTGTATTTTGGCATAGCACACTATCAATGAATGGATATTAATCAGTGTTCGCCCCTGCTTGATTTTGCAGAGTGGTCCCACAGACTTGCGTCACTTTGACCCAGAGTTCACCCACCTGCCTGTGTCCTCCTCTCTGTGCACCGACACCCTGACGGTGACCGGCAGTGTCAAAGAAGCAGCAGGGGCATTCCCAGGCTTTTCCTATGGGCCACCAGAAGACCATTCCTTCATGTGAATCAGTATCCATAACTGATCTTTTCTGCCAGAAACTACATAAAAGCTCTGGATTGAGAGTCTTATTTTGACAGTGGGACCACACTGCTTAGAGGGTCAAATCCTGAAGGATCTTGTACTTGTGTACTGATTAGACTCCCATGTTACATCACTGGCCCTACTCTTCTGGCTTTACCATTGAAAACTAACTCTATGTGTGCCAAGTACTGATGCCCTCTGGGGTTGCATAGCATCACTCACTGGTGGCTGGACCTTACAGATAGGAAGTGACACAAAGAGAAGTGCCTGAGGCTTAAAAAGCAATTTGGACGGAGCCTGCAAGAGTCATCTTTCTCCAATGTTGTTCCGCTCAGCTTTCAGCAGGGGCCGTTGAGGGTGAGGCCTTCATTCCACGTTTGCATATGTTGATAATGCAATTTAATGTCATGTCAATGCTCTATTGCACGTATGGAAACATGGGTCAAGAAAGGTGACTGGTAAGGATCAGATTATATCTTTGCTTTGGACCAAATGTAACGTAACACAATGTAACGTTTAACATAAAACTTTTCTTTACCGACATGTTCTCATAAACTGAAATCTTCTATAGTCTGAATGGAAGGAAAATGTTACACAAATTTGATCATTTCATCAACACACCACTGTTTACCTGTTGAAGCATATAGTTTATTAATGTCTCCCAGtgtatatagaaatatatttaatgaaaatgtTATTGACTTAAAAGGTGATGTTACCCCCAACTCGTTTTCTGAGAGTTTTAATCTGTATGTCTAATTTATTCTAATGATCTGGAAATGGTGATTTAACCAGCAATAACATGTTTAAACAGTGTATATCAATCATTATCATAATTAGAATGTTTTATAGTAAACACTCTGGGCAAGTTAGATATGTTACAGATGTCTTTGTATTTATGCATCATGTAGAGAGGAACTGTGAATGTTTTGTGCCTGTCCAAGGCGGCCTGACCCATGTATACTGTGCGTACAGTACATATCTATTTTCCTTTACCTGTTGTTCCCTCCTCTAGAGAATCTTTATTTATATAAGTGCTTCATTAACTTGACTAAGAGCAACTAGATGGAGCAGGCTTTGGCATTAGCCACAAGCCTTCTGCATCACAGGGTTCTTAAAAGTGCAATAAAATCACGTTGGCTTGGATGGAGGAATTGTCGATGGATCTTCCAGCAGGATGGGAATAGTAATGTATGACCTGATGCATTACTGTACTGAAAATGGATGATTTATTCTTTGTACATATATTCAAAATGGATGCATGTAAAAGGTGCATTTTCAagcctgctgaaaaaaaaacgcaCCGCACAGTTGTACAttattttcttccatatttGGAAgcgttatatatttttttctctctcttttgtatttctacatgtatttattttcctgTCGTTGCTACCGgatgaataaaataattgacATGATCTACTGAATGAATTCAATGTAACctacaaaattcaaaataaaatctcTTAAGTAGAAGCCGTTGTCCTACCTTCGCTGTTACTTCATTCTTATTTGGCTGCAGGCAGTAAAGCAGTGGTGTACAGTACAGGGAGCAGCCTTGGagattttttattggcctgcggaaCATTGTAGaagtaaaattaaaccaaaaaaaatggtaaataaagcaaaaaagcacaatgtaaagagaaaaggcaaaaatgttgatactaataactaggggtatcacaagatctcgcgagattaaaacgtgacaagatttgtcattcagaaaaaaactgactCGTGGGCACTAAGCCTgggatgattaattaattaaacacacgataaatgcaaatgaactggataattttgctggcctcagtatattgccatgtgcatgcgtgtctgcttttcgtctcccgcctccaaacagacaggaagaggattcactctaggcattggtttcagcaccttggaaagtttgttccatagacaacatgaacagagtgagcccttttgacagtcatacagtctccctgtcttggtgggtggaggcgaggccgctagcatacacacagtgcacaagagtgtagcctcgtgaggagcaatgcaaggtaacaaaaggtaagaaattaaattagtaaattgaaatatattgttatatattttttcattgtactttttttataagtaaagttaaaatcttgtctcgttcttgtagaTCCAATCTTgtatatcgtctcgtctcgtgaaccgaGTGTCTCGCGTAAGCCCTACTAATAACTAAGAAGAACACAAAGCTATCTTGCCTAACTTCCTAGCGGCCTGGCTAACTTCCCTTTTGTTCCGTGAAGAAGAATTTGAAATACCATGAAAATATCTAAAAGTTCCCCCgaattctttgatttttcagtatgcagcccttggTGGTAAGTTGGACACCTTTGCAGTAAAGGGTAATGCtccaggttaaaaaaaaacaatgaaccgATTCATACTcctaaatgtacataaatagcCTACATCGTTTATTTCGAACTGAAAACCAAACATTGTTCACAGCTCTATATTTGTTCTTGGTGCAGTAAATATAGGAttattttcaaaacaaacattgGCACTTTTATCAGTCTGCTAAACAAATATACACACCTGCCTAGTCGGCGGGACGGAGGACGCTGAAAACGTGAATGAACATTTTGCGCATGAGCAACGGGGCCAGCAACGAAAACTTCCTGCAAAATAGTGCTCCCTATCAACAGACAAAGCTTTTACACATTGGATTCAATTGGCGACGCTTAAATTTAAGCGTTGTGACTTCACTCCTTCAATGGTAAGACAGGTTTACTGATTGTGGTGCGTCGGCAATGCGTTGTGCTTATTTGGCAATTAGCTTAGCATTTTTTCCTGCAGCAGCAGGAGTGAGCCTTTGCACGCTGCCATTTCAGTATCCGCTCCTATGGCGGCCGATCCCGACTAATATCTGGAGCAGAAAACTTTTACACCACACTCATTGCATGTTTGGATACTTTATCATGCATTAGTTGATATACATTAAGTGCAATTAGCGTGAAATGTTAAGCGATTGCCCCCGTTTCTTGTTAGTTAAACTTTTTTAAGCGTGTTGACGTGAGAGAACTAGCTAACATCGTCGCAGTTGTGCATAGCACGACGCACTTACACTATTTGCCGTGCAAACTGTGGGCAACAGAAGATGGTCAGTAAACACACAGACGGTAACTGTGTGTCCTGGTCGTTTTTAGTAGTAAGTCGATGCTAAACATGATACTGAGTTTCAGGAAATAGCCTGATTCAAGCGTCACCTTCATGGACTGCTCTCCTCGG
The DNA window shown above is from Dunckerocampus dactyliophorus isolate RoL2022-P2 chromosome 20, RoL_Ddac_1.1, whole genome shotgun sequence and carries:
- the si:ch211-195b13.1 gene encoding STKc_SGK domain-containing protein isoform X2; protein product: MKTGKKSIIAFIKERKMGLNDFIQKLVSTPHICQHVEVNNFLKIDENQNEDVENDQLPERTMFLNSQSSLVEDTQIKPCDFDYLKIIGKGSFGKVLLARHKESTKYYAVKVLQKKIILKKKEQKHIMAERSVLMKNIKHPFLVGLHYSFQTTDKLYFVLDYVNGGELFYHLQRERIFLEPRARFYAAEIASALGYLHSLHIVYRDLKPENILLDSQGHIVLTDFGLCKEGLEPNGTTTTFCGTPEYLAPEVLQKQAYDRTVDWWCLGSVLYEMLYGLPPFYSRNTAEMYNNILHKAPVLKPNVSNAGRELLEGLLQKDRTKRLGVKDDFLELKYHSFFTPINWDDLMAKKITPPFIPSVSGPTDLRHFDPEFTHLPVSSSLCTDTLTVTGSVKEAAGAFPGFSYGPPEDHSFM
- the si:ch211-195b13.1 gene encoding STKc_SGK domain-containing protein isoform X1 encodes the protein MAVTEAGCDLTYCKMRGIVTVLTAFIKERKMGLNDFIQKLVSTPHICQHVEVNNFLKIDENQNEDVENDQLPERTMFLNSQSSLVEDTQIKPCDFDYLKIIGKGSFGKVLLARHKESTKYYAVKVLQKKIILKKKEQKHIMAERSVLMKNIKHPFLVGLHYSFQTTDKLYFVLDYVNGGELFYHLQRERIFLEPRARFYAAEIASALGYLHSLHIVYRDLKPENILLDSQGHIVLTDFGLCKEGLEPNGTTTTFCGTPEYLAPEVLQKQAYDRTVDWWCLGSVLYEMLYGLPPFYSRNTAEMYNNILHKAPVLKPNVSNAGRELLEGLLQKDRTKRLGVKDDFLELKYHSFFTPINWDDLMAKKITPPFIPSVSGPTDLRHFDPEFTHLPVSSSLCTDTLTVTGSVKEAAGAFPGFSYGPPEDHSFM